One stretch of Siphonobacter curvatus DNA includes these proteins:
- a CDS encoding PhoH family protein → MIEKTITLDEVSLVDFLGVENTNIRELSAAFPMSKIISRGNEITIRGTSSEINRITEILESLQQHYLRYGKITSDNVKSYLNQTEDEPVTTAAPTDDDVFLYGNKGVVIRMKTANQLAMVEAAAKHDIVFAVGPAGTGKTYTAVAIAVKALKNKEVRKIIITRPAVEAGENLGFLPGDLKEKIDPYLRPIYDALDDMIPAEKLKLYIENRTIEIAPLAYMRGRTLNNAFILLDEAQNTTTMQLKMFLTRMGPTSKTIITGDRTQVDLPTKMKSGLSEALGILDGVPGIGFIQLDGRDVVRHKLVRLIIEAYEKSEATHESRK, encoded by the coding sequence TTGATCGAAAAAACCATCACACTCGACGAAGTTTCCTTAGTTGATTTTTTAGGCGTCGAGAATACGAATATCCGGGAGCTCTCAGCAGCTTTCCCGATGAGTAAAATTATTTCGCGGGGTAACGAAATTACCATTCGCGGTACTTCGTCAGAAATCAATCGCATCACCGAAATTCTGGAGTCACTCCAGCAGCATTATTTACGTTACGGGAAGATTACCTCCGACAACGTAAAATCTTACCTCAATCAGACCGAGGACGAGCCAGTAACCACCGCTGCTCCAACGGACGATGACGTGTTTCTCTACGGAAACAAAGGCGTCGTTATTCGTATGAAAACGGCCAACCAGTTGGCGATGGTCGAAGCAGCTGCTAAACACGACATTGTGTTTGCGGTAGGTCCGGCGGGTACGGGTAAAACGTATACGGCCGTCGCTATTGCTGTAAAAGCTCTCAAGAACAAGGAAGTACGTAAAATCATTATCACTCGCCCGGCCGTAGAAGCCGGTGAAAATCTAGGCTTTCTACCGGGAGACTTGAAAGAGAAAATTGATCCGTACCTGCGACCGATCTACGATGCTCTGGATGATATGATTCCGGCTGAAAAGCTGAAACTGTACATTGAGAACCGGACCATCGAAATTGCTCCGCTGGCCTACATGCGGGGTCGTACCCTTAACAACGCTTTTATTTTGTTGGATGAGGCTCAGAATACGACAACGATGCAGTTGAAGATGTTCCTGACGCGGATGGGTCCTACGTCGAAGACCATTATTACGGGTGACCGGACCCAGGTGGATCTCCCGACTAAAATGAAATCAGGACTTAGTGAAGCCCTGGGCATTTTGGATGGAGTACCTGGTATTGGTTTTATTCAACTCGATGGCCGGGACGTGGTTCGCCACAAGCTGGTTCGTCTGATTATTGAAGCCTACGAAAAGTCGGAAGCTACGCATGAGTCCAGAAAATAA
- a CDS encoding zinc metalloprotease, with translation MSPENKQSYYFCKKPLLCGFLLCLLSISTTWAQRVRDCAFSPVYQQHVQKIKGAAVRRQAFEDSIQAFVEQRKNRGGRTADRIIRIPVVVHIIHNTADSNRIGGTGNANISVAQIESQIRVLNEDYRRQEGTRGYNTNPVGADMEIEFYLANRDPNGNPTNGIVRRYRNQAVYNIQSDLETVSALSYWPSNRYLNIWVLPDIRNYLGYGQFPASTAVEGLDAYYEDFPQTDGVFIAHQYFGDTGNLADEAYSYGRTLTHEVGHWLGLIHTWGDEYCGTDYCDDTPPTESANNTRFCNDRYSTCVSGQSTRNMIENFLDYSPDACMNTFTLDQKNRVRAVLELSPRRRQLVATTNLLEETEKLVLKVYNHPIRTQTITFEATFKGIQPIEYSLLDLQGHVVYSARQSSQPSSIFSISGVHLAPAVYVLRFTAGTETHSTRLVVQ, from the coding sequence ATGAGTCCAGAAAATAAACAATCTTATTATTTCTGTAAAAAGCCGCTCTTATGCGGCTTTTTGCTTTGCCTGCTCAGTATCTCCACTACCTGGGCCCAACGCGTACGGGACTGTGCGTTTTCCCCCGTTTACCAGCAACACGTACAAAAAATCAAGGGGGCGGCCGTACGGCGACAGGCTTTTGAGGATTCCATTCAGGCCTTTGTTGAGCAACGAAAAAACCGAGGTGGCCGTACGGCGGACCGGATCATCCGGATTCCGGTGGTCGTTCACATCATTCATAATACGGCGGATTCAAACCGAATCGGTGGAACGGGTAATGCCAATATTTCAGTAGCCCAGATTGAATCACAAATTCGGGTGCTTAATGAAGATTATCGTCGGCAGGAAGGTACGCGGGGCTATAATACCAATCCTGTGGGAGCGGATATGGAAATTGAGTTTTACCTGGCCAACCGCGATCCGAATGGGAATCCTACCAACGGAATCGTTCGTCGCTACCGAAATCAGGCCGTTTATAACATTCAGTCCGACCTTGAAACCGTTAGTGCCCTTAGCTACTGGCCTTCCAATCGCTATTTGAACATTTGGGTCTTGCCGGATATTCGTAACTATCTTGGTTACGGGCAGTTTCCAGCTTCTACAGCCGTGGAGGGACTAGATGCGTACTACGAAGATTTCCCGCAAACCGACGGCGTATTCATCGCTCACCAATATTTTGGGGATACGGGCAATCTGGCCGACGAAGCCTACAGTTATGGCCGTACGCTCACGCACGAAGTCGGTCACTGGCTGGGTTTAATTCATACCTGGGGCGATGAGTACTGCGGAACGGATTACTGTGATGATACGCCACCAACCGAGTCGGCGAACAACACGCGGTTTTGTAATGATCGGTATTCGACCTGCGTAAGCGGTCAGAGCACCCGCAACATGATCGAGAATTTTCTCGACTACTCGCCCGACGCCTGCATGAATACCTTTACACTGGATCAGAAAAATCGGGTACGGGCGGTACTGGAACTGAGTCCGCGTCGTCGGCAACTGGTAGCTACTACGAATTTGCTCGAAGAAACCGAAAAACTGGTGCTGAAGGTATACAATCACCCTATCCGAACCCAGACCATCACCTTTGAAGCGACCTTCAAGGGCATTCAACCCATTGAGTATTCGCTCTTGGATCTACAGGGCCATGTAGTATACTCGGCCCGTCAAAGCAGTCAGCCCAGCAGTATATTTTCGATTTCGGGGGTACATTTAGCCCCTGCCGTATATGTCCTGCGTTTTACCGCTGGAACTGAGACCCATAGTACGCGTCTTGTGGTGCAGTAA
- the elbB gene encoding isoprenoid biosynthesis glyoxalase ElbB, giving the protein MKKIGVILHGSGVFDGSEIHEATLSLLAIREAGAVYECYAPDVDQYHVINHTTGEEMPEKRNVLVESARIARGEIKNLMELDLDAVDGLLIPGGFGAAKNLSTWAFDGPAGSVLPQMKEVILAAVRKQVPIASLCVSPVVVAKALEGSEYHPQLTLGTSKQASPYDIAGFSAGIESVGAVAQSASIEEVWVDSTLKIVTAPCYMMETDILGIRANTKQAVERLLELIG; this is encoded by the coding sequence ATGAAAAAAATTGGTGTTATTCTGCACGGCAGCGGTGTTTTTGATGGTTCCGAAATTCACGAAGCGACGCTTTCTCTCCTAGCGATTCGGGAAGCCGGAGCGGTGTACGAGTGCTACGCCCCCGATGTCGATCAATACCACGTGATCAATCATACGACGGGAGAAGAAATGCCCGAAAAACGGAATGTGCTGGTGGAATCCGCTCGCATTGCCCGGGGTGAAATCAAAAATCTGATGGAACTGGACCTCGACGCAGTCGATGGTCTGCTAATTCCGGGAGGCTTTGGAGCGGCTAAAAATCTGTCAACCTGGGCCTTCGACGGTCCCGCCGGTAGTGTACTCCCCCAAATGAAAGAAGTTATTTTAGCGGCGGTTCGTAAACAGGTCCCCATTGCTTCACTCTGCGTGAGTCCAGTAGTAGTTGCAAAAGCCTTAGAAGGCAGCGAATACCACCCTCAGCTTACGCTCGGTACGAGCAAGCAGGCATCACCTTATGATATTGCGGGATTTTCGGCGGGAATCGAAAGCGTAGGAGCTGTAGCCCAATCGGCTAGTATTGAAGAAGTCTGGGTAGACTCTACCTTGAAAATTGTAACGGCTCCCTGTTACATGATGGAAACCGACATTTTAGGCATTCGAGCCAATACAAAGCAAGCCGTTGAGCGATTACTCGAGCTCATCGGATAG
- a CDS encoding DUF3127 domain-containing protein, whose protein sequence is MALEIEGVLQQVLPEVTGTSKSGNSWVKQDFVIETDEQYPKKVNFSLWGDKVAEFKQYTPGDKIKVSFNLESREYNGRWYTEARAWRVDAVDTNAFIGGSEPTHMPSSPTLPPADNDTDDLPF, encoded by the coding sequence ATGGCATTAGAAATTGAAGGTGTGCTGCAACAAGTGCTGCCGGAAGTGACGGGTACCAGCAAGAGCGGTAATTCCTGGGTAAAACAGGATTTTGTAATCGAAACGGATGAACAGTATCCGAAGAAAGTAAACTTTTCTCTCTGGGGAGACAAAGTAGCTGAATTTAAACAATACACCCCTGGCGATAAAATCAAGGTTTCCTTTAACCTGGAATCGCGGGAATATAACGGTCGCTGGTACACGGAAGCCCGGGCCTGGCGAGTGGATGCGGTCGATACCAACGCCTTTATCGGCGGAAGTGAGCCAACACACATGCCGTCTTCGCCCACCTTGCCTCCGGCCGACAACGATACGGACGATCTGCCTTTCTAG